One genomic region from Calditrichota bacterium encodes:
- a CDS encoding T9SS type A sorting domain-containing protein yields MKVLKLCLLFVHLSTISSMANIINVSTDSLTIQSAIDLAKTGDTVLVHPGNYQENVNFNGKQIVVGSLFITTRLNRYIYETKISGNNSGTVITFDNGEDSTSVLSGFTISNGRNDYGAGIYILNSSPNLDNLIISQNNATRYGGGIYCFGSSPVLENLKVFENSTIFKGGGIYLNESYPIFKNVTIINNISNDQGGGIFHKKSQPVFKPEYKSTIYLNHAKYGSDLYLESSDSCIVNIDTFTVSSPTEYQVFPVDKYILNIEHPKIEQVNSDLYVSPMGNDNNSGLLKNEPLKTLYIALIKINTDSLNQRQIFLDEGTYSPKTNGEIFPVKLKSDLFLKGKVDTLTIIDADSSSSVMFCYNIKNAFIDNITLQNGSGYAGGLYCTKSEISLSNILIQNNTGVSGGGIFCYDGSKLKFVSGTIKENVCPPGVGGGVFVSHSHINFTNVDIIDNSSGQGSGIFYLYDDDSKLINVNILRNKASNTGGAIYCDNSDPYFYGVSVINNSARFVGGVKCTNNSNPKFVNSTFYQNTAEDLYYGFIDLHSNSDLFMLNSIIWNNTPSLITSSEYAARNTMTVAFSDIEGDQSAFFVRNGDTLNWLEGNISQNPLLIENDIGQVQLMQNSPCIDSGTNFFLWEEDTLINLLSSEYNSIAPDMGAIESDFASRLLDVISYSFDYKVNQNYPNPFNPETFISYQIPIKTKVELSIYNILGQKIKTLVNQKQSAGKHKIKFDASGLSSGVYFYKLTTIDFTQSKKMLVFK; encoded by the coding sequence ATGAAAGTTTTAAAGCTTTGTCTTTTATTTGTTCACTTAAGTACAATTTCTAGCATGGCTAATATTATTAATGTCTCAACTGATTCATTAACTATACAGTCTGCTATTGATCTTGCTAAGACTGGTGATACTGTTTTAGTTCATCCTGGTAACTATCAAGAAAATGTTAACTTTAATGGAAAACAGATTGTAGTAGGTTCTCTATTTATCACAACTCGATTAAATAGGTATATTTACGAGACCAAAATTTCTGGAAATAATAGTGGTACTGTTATAACATTTGATAATGGGGAAGATTCAACAAGTGTTTTATCAGGTTTTACTATATCAAACGGTCGTAATGATTATGGTGCTGGAATTTATATCTTAAATAGTTCACCCAATTTAGATAATTTGATTATATCACAAAATAATGCAACCCGTTATGGCGGGGGAATTTATTGTTTTGGTAGTTCGCCTGTGTTAGAAAATTTAAAAGTTTTTGAAAATTCTACAATATTTAAAGGCGGTGGAATCTACTTAAATGAATCCTACCCGATTTTTAAAAATGTTACAATAATTAACAATATATCAAATGATCAAGGAGGAGGAATCTTCCATAAAAAATCACAACCTGTATTTAAACCGGAATATAAATCTACAATTTATTTAAATCATGCAAAATATGGAAGCGATCTCTATTTGGAAAGTTCTGATAGTTGTATCGTTAATATAGATACCTTTACTGTGTCTTCACCCACAGAATATCAAGTTTTTCCAGTTGATAAATATATTCTTAATATTGAACATCCCAAAATTGAGCAAGTAAATTCTGATCTTTATGTCTCTCCAATGGGAAATGATAATAATAGTGGCTTGTTAAAAAATGAACCTCTTAAAACTCTATACATTGCTCTCATAAAAATAAATACAGATTCTTTGAATCAGCGACAAATTTTTCTTGATGAAGGAACATATAGTCCAAAAACAAATGGTGAAATATTTCCAGTAAAATTAAAAAGCGATCTGTTTCTTAAAGGAAAAGTAGATACTCTTACAATTATAGATGCGGATAGCTCATCAAGTGTAATGTTTTGTTATAATATCAAAAACGCTTTCATTGATAATATAACCTTACAAAATGGATCCGGTTATGCTGGTGGTCTTTATTGTACAAAATCAGAGATTTCATTGTCCAATATTTTAATACAAAATAATACTGGTGTATCTGGAGGTGGGATTTTTTGTTATGATGGTTCTAAACTAAAATTTGTATCTGGGACTATTAAGGAAAATGTTTGTCCACCTGGTGTTGGTGGTGGAGTTTTCGTGTCACATTCTCACATAAATTTTACCAACGTAGATATTATTGATAATTCAAGTGGTCAAGGTTCAGGCATCTTTTATCTATATGATGACGATTCTAAACTAATTAATGTTAATATCCTGAGAAATAAAGCATCTAACACAGGTGGTGCTATTTATTGTGATAATTCTGATCCATATTTTTATGGCGTAAGTGTAATTAATAATTCAGCGAGATTTGTTGGTGGTGTGAAGTGTACAAATAATTCTAATCCTAAATTTGTTAATTCAACATTTTATCAAAACACAGCGGAAGACTTATATTATGGATTTATTGACCTCCATAGTAATTCAGATTTGTTTATGTTAAATTCGATTATCTGGAACAATACTCCTAGTTTGATAACATCATCAGAATATGCGGCACGAAATACTATGACAGTTGCATTCTCAGATATTGAAGGTGACCAATCTGCATTTTTTGTCAGAAATGGTGACACATTAAATTGGTTGGAAGGAAATATTTCTCAAAATCCGCTACTTATAGAAAACGATATTGGACAAGTCCAGTTAATGCAAAATTCTCCTTGCATAGATTCTGGTACCAATTTTTTCCTTTGGGAAGAAGATACCTTAATTAACCTCTTAAGTTCAGAATATAATAGTATTGCACCAGATATGGGTGCTATAGAATCAGATTTTGCAAGTAGATTGCTTGATGTAATCAGTTATTCATTTGATTATAAAGTTAATCAAAACTATCCAAATCCATTCAACCCTGAAACATTTATTAGTTATCAAATACCTATTAAGACTAAAGTTGAATTATCGATTTATAACATATTAGGTCAAAAAATAAAGACTTTAGTTAATCAAAAACAAAGTGCTGGAAAACATAAAATTAAATTTGATGCATCTGGTCTTTCTTCGGGAGTGTATTTTTACAAACTAACAACAATAGATTTTACTCAATCAAAGAAAATGTTAGTATTCAAGTAA
- a CDS encoding outer membrane beta-barrel protein, which yields MTKIFTLLIITSSLSFPQNADFRIGLFTGLNFSDISGDFHSDTSIKTGLLLGIQARVNLNNSIFFTPHLSYSMKGSTNNGYIWTDDAGYSKSYKTIESYDYLTLDILFSNDILKMENIVVDLSGGVSTSYLLNAEWDLDLPAGREKLDLINSSNRYDFGIVLDSKLHFTLFNKNVFSGIRYESGLTKIPEISINFKNRGFSIYSGLLL from the coding sequence ATGACTAAAATATTTACATTACTCATTATTACATCTTCTCTATCATTTCCGCAAAATGCAGATTTTAGAATAGGCTTATTTACTGGATTGAATTTTTCAGATATTTCTGGTGATTTTCATTCGGATACATCAATTAAAACAGGACTACTTCTTGGAATACAAGCACGTGTTAATTTAAATAATTCAATTTTCTTTACACCTCACCTATCATATAGCATGAAAGGTTCAACCAATAATGGTTATATTTGGACTGATGATGCTGGTTATTCAAAAAGTTATAAAACAATTGAGAGTTACGATTATTTAACTTTAGACATTTTGTTTTCTAATGATATCTTAAAAATGGAAAACATAGTTGTTGATTTATCTGGTGGGGTTTCGACCTCTTATTTATTAAATGCCGAATGGGATTTAGATTTGCCTGCTGGCAGAGAGAAATTAGATTTAATCAATTCGTCAAACAGATATGATTTCGGGATAGTACTGGATAGTAAATTACATTTTACATTATTTAATAAAAACGTCTTTTCAGGTATTCGTTATGAATCTGGTTTGACTAAAATTCCAGAAATTTCAATAAATTTTAAAAATCGTGGTTTCTCAATTTATAGTGGTTTGCTACTATAG